The nucleotide sequence AGGATCGTTTTCACGGGTGAACCAGGTGCGCCATCCTTCGGTCAACTCCAGTTTGAGCCAAGTCAAAAGTGCGGCAAGCACCCGGCGTGGCAGCCGTTTGTTCAGCTCATAACTCTGAAAACGGTGAAAATGCCCATGATTGCGCCGTCCCCATGTACCGCGCCGCATTCGACCCCGGGCGATTGCGGTCAGGCGTCGATTGTAGGCGCGAATGATGCGAAATGCGGGAGTTGCGTATCTTCCGGCAAAGGAGGGAATGGTGAATGCGTGGTGGCCGATCTTGTAGGGTTGCGATACGATGCCCAGATAATAGGTCCCCAGATCCAGTCGAAAGGCGAGATCCATCAGCTCAAAATCTCCCATGTAGAAGTATTTGTTTTCGTAAATGGCCTCAAACCATCGCTGATAACTCGTGCGAAAGCGCTCGTTCTGCATCGCGATGCGGTCCTCAACGGAATTCCCCGCGCGTTCATTCGTGATGAGGTCTACCGCACTGCAGGTGGTGTAGGCTACCCAGTCCAACCCCGGACTGTAGAAGGGATCGATAAAACCCGCAGCATCCCCGACCATGCAGAATCCATCTCCAAAGAGTGTGTCGCTGAAGTAGGGCAGTTTCCGTCGATGGTGCAGATCCTCTTCTGACAGATCGGCATTGGCGATCAGCTCCCGAGCGACGGGATGCTGCTCCAGCACCCCCCGTAGTTTGTTTTTCAGCCCGCTGGCCCCGCTGAGGTCGACGCGACGCTCATCGTAGACGATGCCGATGCTGACATCCCCGCCCTTGAGCGGGATGCACCATGCCCACCACCCATCGCCGACAAAGTGATTGGTAGCCGTGTAGCGTGTCCCTTTGCAGCGGCTTGCAAATCCGTTACACTGCTGTCGCAGCCTGGGAGCATCAAGGGATTCGACTCCCTTCCAACGGCTCCAGATCGAAGCGATTGGGTGGCGGTCATTGCGATGATAGGTCCCCAGCTTTCTAGCCAGCATGCATTGGGAGCCTCCCGCATCCACGACCCATCGACACTTGAGGGTTGTGGGTCCATCAGGCCCCTCCAGAGACAGTTGCTGCATGCCTCCCGGCTCCAGCTCCACCGCAACAACCTTGTGTTCCCGCAGGAGCTGGGCACCTGTGCCCACCGCCAGTTTGAGCACATGTTCATCAAGTGTTGAGCGGTCCACCTGAAATCCGGGCAGGCGAACGTGGTATTCCGGTCCGATTTCGCTGCAGCTGGTCCAATCGGCATCACTTTGCTGGTAAAACCAGAAGCGCAATCCCTGTTTTATGAGATGTTGCTCGTTGAGGTACCGGCCAAGTCCGAGGCGCTCGTTGAGAAAATAGGAACTCATCTCCACCGTCGATTCCCCCACACGGCGCTTGAGCACAGCATCCCGCTCAATGATGCAGACCTTCAGTTGCGGTTGTTCGCGCAGCAGCATGAGCGCGGTTGCGCTGCCGGAGATGGAACCTCCAATGATGGCTACATCGAGGGAAATCGTGGGTGTTTGCATGGTGAGCGGTTTGCAGGTGAATTGCGCTAACAGGAATTCGGGTTTTCCAAAAAATCAACGTCACCGCTTCAGATCTGCCAATTCCTCCTCTTGACATGTCACCTGCACCTTACCAGATTTTGCGCTTTCGTCATCATCCCACACCCATATCCTCCGTATGAAAGATGTCATTGTCATCGGCGCCGGACCGGGCGGATCCACCTTGGCAACGTTACTCAGTCAGTCTGGATTTCAGGTATCCTTGCTCGAAAAACAGTGTTTTCCCCGTTTCAAAATTGGGGAATCCCTGCTGCCACGGGGAAATTCGGTGCTGAAACGCAGTGGAGTCTGGCCGCTCATCGAACAGGCTGGATTTCCCCAAAAATGGGCGGCGGAATTCACGCATGGAGATGGTCGTGAACGCGTGCACAACGTTTTCGCGCAAGGCCTGCTTTCGGGTTGGGACTATACCTATCAGGTGGACCGGGCACGGTTTGACAGCCTGCTGCTCGATCACGCGCGATCCAGTGGTGTTGAGGTGCTGCAACCAGTGCAGATCCGGGAGGTCCGCGAAATTCCCGGCAGGGGCTGGTCGATTGCGGCCACCGATGACAGTGGGCAGGACCATGTACTAAAAGCCCGTTTCCTCGCCGATGCCAGTGGACGCGCTTGCGTGCTCGCCCGCCACCTGGGGCTGGGCAAGCGCGACATCCAGCTTCCGTCACGCATGGCGGTGTTTTCGCACTTCACCGGAGTGCCGCGGGCCAAGGATCGCTTTGGAGGAGATATCCGCATCGTGCGCATTCCTCGTGGATGGTTTTGGGTCATTCCGATTGACGCGGAGCGGACCTCGGTCGGACTCGTGTTTTGCCAGAAGGACCGCTCACGGGGCATCACTGCCGAAGCATTTTTTCACGACCAGATTGCCAGGCACCCGCTGATGCGAAAATGGATGGCGGCGGCCAGGGCGCAGATGGAATTCCACACTGATGCCGACTTCAGCTACATTCACTCCAGCTTCGCTGGGGATCGCCATGTTCTGCTCGGGGATGCAGCTGCCTTTCTTGATCCTGTTTTTTCTTCCGGAGTTTATCTTTCGCTCGAAGCCGCCAGCAGCAGCGCGGACATGATCTCATCAGCGCTCCGGAAAGGGAAATGCCTGAGACGAGGTGAAATCCGCCGGTACGAACGCAACTATCTCAAGCGATTGAAAACCATGGAGTCCCTGATTCGGGTATTTTATGACGAACGGCAGTTCCCGGTTTTCATGAATCCCCGACCGCTCTTCCAGTTGCCCGAGGCGGTGAACTCCATCGTGGCCGGACATACCCTGCTCCCGTTTGCGCTGCGCTGGCGTTACGCGCTGTTCCTTGGAATCTGTAAACTCAATCGTTATGTGGATGTGGTGCCACCGGTTTCGCTGTAAGTCCCTGATACAGTGTCTTTCAATTTGCTTTACCAAAATCTGACGTTTCCGTATGCTATTGCTCTGACAAACGGCAAACCCTGACACAAAACACAGAATTATGCACCTTTCGGAAGACTCCACCGACTCCCAGTTGCTCAAGGATAAACTCAGCGCCTATCCAGATGCACTGGCCCAGCGGGTATTGGAGTTTCGCAGCGCACCTGACGCCACCCTTGCGTCAGAAATTGTGGTCGACATTCTGCGCTACCACGAACCGGACCGGTTCACTGCACTTTACGCCGAAAAAGGTGATGCACTCGCCCTCATCGAGGATCTTGGAATGGATTCCCTGACCATGACTGAGATTGCCTTCGAAGCGGAGGATTTTCTGGACATTACGATCACAAATGAGGACATGATCGCCATGCAGACGGTGGCGGACCTGAAGTCCTACATCGTCCGGGCGATTTCCTGAGTGCCTCTGTTTTGCGATCATGGCACACGGTTTCACTTCATCCCCGGTCGTGGTCACGGGCCTCGGGTTTATCACCAGTATTGGGAATGATTCGAACGAGGTGAGTGAAAGCCTTAGCTCCCTGAAACACGGACTGACCCCGGTCACCTTTCTCGATAATCCTGCCTTGCCCGTCAAGCTGGTGGGATCGATCAAGGGATTTGAGGTCGATTCGCCCTATTATCAGAAGTGGAGTGCGCCCGAGCGCTATCAGGCGCCCAAGGAATTGCTGCGTGGGCTGCCGCCACATGGACTTTATGCCTATGCTGCAATCGAGCAGGCACTCGAGGATGCGGGCATTTCAACCTCAGATCTGCGGGATGATCGCACCGCCTTTTACTGTGCTTCTGCAGGCTCGGCCTTCTTGCTGCACCACCACCTGGCCGAAATGCATCGACTGAAGGGGCAGCGTGGTTCGCCCTTTGGAGTGGTCAGCACCATTGCGGGCACACTCAACTTCAACTTGGGCGCACACTACGGTTTCAAAGGAGGCAACTGTGGGTTTGTTTCGGCCTGTGCATCCTCAGCACACGCGCTGGGTCACGCCATCGATCAGATCCGCCTTGGCCGAGTGGACCGCGTGGTTGTTGTGGGTGCCGAAGATGTGAACGCCGAGTCCATCCTGCCCTTCGCGGCGATGCGTGCACTCAGTACACAGGCTATTCCCGAGCGCGCCTCCTGTCCGTTTGATCGGCAGCGCAATGGGTTTGTGGCCAGCGGAGGTGCAGTTGCCCTGATTCTTGAAAACGCATCCACTGTGGGTTCAAGTGCGAATCCCTATGGGGAAATCATCGACTGGGCACAATCCTGTGACGGGTTCAATCCGGCAATTTCAGACCCACAGGGACAGGGCATCGCGTCTTCGATGCGCCGGGTGCTGCAATCTGCGGACATGGATGCGGGCGAGGTCGACTACCTGAATGCCCATGCCACTTCGACGGTACAGGGTGACCGCTCGGAAGCGCGTGCCATCTGTGAGGTCTTCGGTAAGCATGGCTTTCACCCCAGGGTGAGCAGCACCAAGGGACTGACCGGGCATCCACTCTCCATGGCGGGTGCAATGGAGACTGCGTTTTGCATGCTCGCGCTGCGACAGGGCTTTACCCCAGGCAATGCGCACCTGCAATCCGTCGACCCGGACGAAGTGGGTGAACTCCACCTGATTTCCACCACCGAGTCCATCCGTCCGCAACTCATCCTGAAAAATTCCTGCGGATTTGGGGGCAGTAACGTGTCGCTCCTGCTTCGACCATGGAACTAGATGCCAGGCTCACAACACCACGGCGTTGGCACCTTTGGCTGCAGATCCTGGTCATCCCGGGGTTGGTCTTGCTGGGATTGCTGCTCATCGCTCTCGGTTACGATTGGCGAGTCTGGATCCAGCAGCCCAATCCACAGGGCTACCTGCTGTTTTTTGTCTTTGTCTGCCTGTTGCCACTGATTGCTTTCCCCATCAGCGCATTCTACGTCTTTGCCGGACTCGCGTTTCCACCCTTGCAGGGGTTGCTGCTTACCGCAGCCGGATTATTGGTAAACATGAGCCTCGGATACTGGATCGGACGACGTTTTCTGCACCAACCCCTGTCGAGCTACCTGCAGAGAACCCGGTTCAATCCGGCCTTGATTCGGGAGGGCAACCTATTGCGCATGACGGTGCTGATCCGTTCCGTTCCGGGTGTTCCCTTTTTCATGCAGAACTATGTGCTGGGACTGGCAAAGACACCCTTTTGGGCTTATCTCTTCATTTCCTGGAGCATCCAGTCGATCTATTGTGCGGGCACCATCTTTTTGACCCATTCCGGTATGCGACTCGACAGCCCGGTCCACGCCGTGCTGTTTGTTGCAATCGCCATCCTGCTTTTCGGACTGATTGGCTTTTTGAAGAGTAGGCTTGCGCGAAAGCTACCATCTGAGATTGACTCAAATCCAACAAACCCCTTTTAACACCCATATGAGCGAGAGCATCCATGAGCGTCTGAAGCAAATCATTGTAGAAACCCTGAACCTTGATGACGTTGTGCCAGAAGAGATCGCTAACGATAAACCTCTTTTCGAAACGGGTTTGGGACTCGATTCCATTGATGTGCTTGAATTGGTCGTTCGCATCGAAAAGGAGTATCAGGTCAAGATTGAAAACAGTGAAGCTGCCAAACAGGCACTGCAGAGCGTGAACAGTCTTGCCACCTACATCGAAGCCGCTCGTCAATAGCCCCGCCACACGTTTTTCTGATATTCCAACCCAACCGACTTTCATCGGTGTCCACATTCCCTACTTACCTTCAGTGTGCATCCAGCATCACTCCCATGGGTGATGAGAGAGAAACCCATGCGCGATTGCTTCGCGGGGAGCGTTCTCTGCGCATGACTCCGGTGTTTGGCTCGAGTGGAGATAGGGTCCCACTCTCCTGCCTGGGTTCCATCGAAGCGAGTCTGCCACCCGTTTGGATGTCACATCTGGAGCGTCTTCTGGAGCACCTTCCGAAGCGAAAATGGGGTCATGCAGGCTACCCGATTGTGGTGACCAGCAGTAATTTCGGCATCGGCCACATGCTCGCCTATCAGCAGGGCGGAGCGCCGGGGCACCTCGCGATTGCCCAGGCGCATACAAGCATTCGTGAGATCTGCCAACACTTTGCCTGGGGTCCGGAGGTCTCGATACTCTCCCACGCCTGCGTCAGTGCAGACATCGGCATGCTTTTTGCCAATCGGCTGCTGCGCAATGGTGTTGCGCGAGAGGTGCTTTGTTTCAGCTTTGATTTTCTGAGTCCGTTTGTCAGTGGCGGTTTCTACAGCCTGAAGATTCTCAATCCTGCGTTCCCTGCTCCCTATGCGGACCAGGAGGTGGGTTCCATCGGACTGGGGGACGGCGCAGCGTTTGCCGTGCTCAGCTGTGAACCATCACCCTTTGCGATTCGCTTCCAACAAACCTACAACGAAATGTTTCACATGACTGCTAATCAGCCAGATGGGGCTGGCTTTCGCCACGCACTGACTCGCATTCGCGAGCGGATCGACGGGCGACGGGTGTGGGTCAAGGGGCATGGCACTGGCACGCGGGATGCCGGCAAACTTGAAGCCGAGTCGGTGCAGGCCATTTTTCCCGATTCACCTCTGGTGGGTTGGAAGGGAGGTATCGGCCATACCCTCGGCAGTTGTGGATTGGTTGAGTTGACGCTCGCCATGCAGGCGTTACAGAGCGGAATGGCTCCAGGCACCGTGGGCACCAAGGCTCCAACCCTCAGCCCCAATGTATCGCTTGAACCACTGGACACATCCCGATACGACGGTGTGATTCTCTCGAGCAACGCATTTGGAGGCGCGCATGCATCCCTGTTGTTAACCCGCGAATCCCACTAGACCTGAACTCCGCCCATGTCGACTTTGCGTTACGTCCACTCCCTGCACACATTCGGACCCCACGAATCCCTCACTGACAGCACCGTCAAGCAGCTCAAGCAGAACTTCTCCCCTCTGGTGAGTCGACGGTTGACCCGCATGGCGCTCATGATCGGAGAATGCCTGAAGCATGCCTCCATCCCCACCAACGCTTCAGTGATTTACGCCACCACTTATTCCGAGAGCAATTGTCTGGAAAAATATCTCGCCAGTTTCCCCACGCCCAGTCCCCTGATGTTTCAGAATTCCATCCATCCCAGTGGCATGGAACAGGTTTTGATCGCCCGCAAACAAGCCATTGAGGAGTTCCTATGTTTTGCCGGGGCTGACCATATCCTACACTCAGCCTTGATCGCAGCCTGTATGAGTGAGCAACCCGAGCAGTGGTTGATTGTTGCAGAAGAAAAGGCAACCTGGCTGACAGAGGAGGATTGCGCAAGTGCGGTAGATTTTGCGCTCGCCCTTCAGCTGAACGCAAATCCAGATCAGGCCCTCGCAAAACTTGAGTGGAACCCGGCAGACGCAACCGCAGCTGAACAGGATGCGACTACACTACGCCCATTGCAGTTCCTACAGCAGTTGCAGGCGCGACAGGATCTCCACTTGTCGACACAGTCCCTGGGTTCAATGTCATTGCAATGGTTGTAGCGAGCGAGCAGACAGCCAATGAACCGCGCAACCCAGGACCCTCCTGGGGGTTTCGGGTGATTCATTTTTGGGACACGCTGCTTCCCACCCCCGTGGCCCGGTGGGTGCGCACGGGTTGTGCGTGGGTTGCGTTGGGCATCATGCACCGCCAGCGTGCTGCATCCCGCGAATACATGAAAACCGTGCTTGGGCGCCGCGCAGGTCTTCGGGATTGTGCGAAGCAGTTTGACAGTTTTGTCACTTACCTCTGCGACCGCATCTCGACCGCTTTTGGAGAACCGGTCCACTTCGAGTGGGCACCGGGACATGGGCGGGAGTTTGTCGACTTGATGAAGCGAAAGGAAACCATGCTCATGGGCACCTTCCATGTCGGATATTCGGATCTGATGGGTTTTTTCATGGCTGAGTTTGACCGCCCCATTCACATGTTGCGACTGCGACTGGCAAATGCCGAAGACACGGAGCGACTCGAGGCATTTGCGGGGGAGCACGTGAAAATCGTTTGGGTTAACGAGATTGAGGACGCACTGTTTTCGATCAAAGAGGTCATCGCTCAGGGAGGGGCCGTTGCCATGCAGTGCGACCGGGTGCAGCATGCCAGCAAACTGGAGGTTTTCGAGTTTTTGGGGGCGCACCGGTATTTCCCCTTTACGATCTATTGGTTGTCGATTTTGTTCGAAGTCCCTGTTCAGTTCACGATCGCGGGCATACGCTCCACCCGCAACGCTTCGGTCCCCGTCTTCACTTCCCCTGTTTTTCGACCTGTGCAATCCAATCGAAAAGAGAATCTGCAAGCGGCAAAACAACACTTTCAGGGCGTTCTCAAACTGCTGGAACAACAGCTGAAAGCCCAGCCCGAGATGTGGTTTAATTTTGAGCCGCTGAATCCGACGCAACTCCCATGAACCATGAGCGAGTCTGATCCCACAGTTCCGATTCCTGCAACTGAGTCCCAAACATCCGTGCGCCGATCCGGGATGGTGCGTTTGTTGCAACTGGTCGTCTTTTACACGGAATTGGCCATGTTTGGCTTGGGAACCTTCCTCTACAACCTGTTTTGCCTGCTGTCGAGTCTGCTGCCGGGCTGTGAGCGGCGAAGATCATTGCACCAGCGCATCGGAACCCGGCTGTTAAGGTTTTTTCTGTGGATGATTGATGTTTCCAATCTCTGCAAAATTCAACGACCACCACCCGAAGTGCTCCGAAATGTCGGACCGAGCGTGATCATCGCGAATCACACGGGTCTGATGGATGCGATCGTGCTCAACACGCTCTTTCCGAAAGCAGTTTGCATTTTTAAGAGCGGACTTGCACGCAACCCGATCTTTTCCCATGTGCTTCGAATGGGTGGACACTTGCGCAACGACGAGGGCATCGATGTCATCCGCAAAGGGGCCGAGCGAGCAAACACACAGGGGCATGTCATCGTTTTTCCCGAGGGCACCCGCAATCCCTGCTGCACGCAGTTCACTTTCAAGAAGGGATTTGCCCTGATCGCGCAGCGCGCACAACTGCCCGTCACTCTCTTCGCCATTCACAATCCTACTCACGCCTTTTCGAAGGAAATGGGAATTCGTGCTCCGGAACTGCCGTTCACCTTGCGATTTGAGGTCCTTGAAACGCTGGGCATAGAATCTGGCGAATCCATTGATGCCTTTGTGAACCGAGTAGAATCCATCTATCAACAGTGCTTTCAGCCATGACCTGCCTGATTCAAAAATCCCTTCGTGTTGATGCCGACAACGGGTTCACGCATGGCCACTTCGAAGGTCACCCCATCGTTCCAGGTGCTGTTTCCCTGAAGTGGATGCTTGAAACCTTGGCCGAAGCACTCAATCTTCCAAAACTTGAGCGCTTCCGGATACGCAATTTCAAATGCTTGCAGGAGCTTCCACCGCCCTGCGAAGTGACGATCACGGTCTATCAGCGACGCGAACATGTCTATTCGCTCGAACTGCACCGGGGTGAACAGCGCATTGCCTCCGTCGAGGTGGATTATCCGATGTCGACATGAACTGTTCACGATGCCAAGTGGTTGTTCTGATCCCATCCTACAATACCGGACGCATTCTTGCTTCGGTGGTGCGGGAAGCGCTGGGGCGACACGATCACGTCTGGGTACTCGTGGATGGAAGTACGGACGGATCGGCGGATCCCTTACGCACCTGGAGTTCCGAATTTCCTGGCTTTCGGCTGATTGAATTTTCAGAAAACCGCGGCAAGGGAGCAACCCTGCTGGAAGGGGCACGCCTGGCCGTTGAGGCCGGATTCACCCACGGCATCAACATGGACAGCGATGGTCAGCACCCCGCAGCCTACCTTCCCAACTTGGTAGCCTGGGCAGAACGCGAATCCGACGCATTGATCATGGGGCGACCCGTCTTTGACGAAAGCGTACCACTGGTCCGACTGATGGGACGGCAGCTCACCCTGGCGATGACGGACTACGAGTCCGCAGGCTACGGTCTCGGTGACACCTTGTATGGGTTTCGCGTGTACCCGCTGGAGCCGCTCCTGCAGGCTTTCGAACAGACCAAGTGTGCAAGAGGCTATGATTTTGATCCGGAAATTGCCGTGCGCCTGTTCTGGTTGGGCATTCGGCCCGTGCAGGTCTCCATCCCGGTTCGCTATCTTTCAGCGGAGGCTGGAGGCGTATCCCACTTCCACTACCTGCGTGATAACGTCAAGCTCACACTGCTGCATTTTCGCCTTGTTCCCGAATTCCTGTTTCAAAAGCAGCACACGCTCTCACCCCTGATTCGCAGATGGAAGCATGCTTGCGACAACCCCCGAGAGCTTGCAATCTGATTTTTATGGCTCCCGTTCACCATCATTTTTGGCATTGGCACCGCAGCACATTCGTCCTGCCGACAATGCTCGTCCTGGTTGCGGCCCTGTGCCTCAAGCCCCCGGTGCATGCCGAGACCGTCGAACCGCGAAGCGCACAGGAAATTCTCGAAGCCCTGAGCGAATCGCAGCAAAGCGATACCTTTCAGATCCCCTTTCGCGAAGTGCGCCGCTACCAGCTGCGCAAGACGGACATGATCTTTCACGGAACCCTGCGCCTGCTGGAAAACCGGGCCATCAGTATTGAGTACAGCGATCCGGTGCATCGCCTGTTCATTCTGGATGATCAGGGATTGCGCATCCGCGAACCCGAGTCTGGACTGGAGACGGTCGCCCCGGAAGAGGCCGGGGCCATGGTTTCTCTCTTTCTTGATCTGCTGGCGCTGGATATCACCCGGCTGCAGCGCCAATTTTCCATGAGCGTGCTCGAAGACAAACCCGATGGGTGGAAGGTGGAGCTGATCCCCGAAACACGGGAGTTGCATCGCTTTGTACTGGCCATTGACCTTGAGGGAGAGGGGACGGAACTGAAGTCCATCTTTCTGCAGCATGGGCGCTCCCGCTGGAAGCGCATCGAATTTGACACGCTTCCTCAGCCATGGACACCCGACGCTGACAGCCTGCAGATGTATTTTTGAGCCATGCGCCCTGCTTTTGGTACCCGCAATTCTGAGCATTTGAAG is from Puniceicoccaceae bacterium and encodes:
- a CDS encoding NAD(P)/FAD-dependent oxidoreductase codes for the protein MKDVIVIGAGPGGSTLATLLSQSGFQVSLLEKQCFPRFKIGESLLPRGNSVLKRSGVWPLIEQAGFPQKWAAEFTHGDGRERVHNVFAQGLLSGWDYTYQVDRARFDSLLLDHARSSGVEVLQPVQIREVREIPGRGWSIAATDDSGQDHVLKARFLADASGRACVLARHLGLGKRDIQLPSRMAVFSHFTGVPRAKDRFGGDIRIVRIPRGWFWVIPIDAERTSVGLVFCQKDRSRGITAEAFFHDQIARHPLMRKWMAAARAQMEFHTDADFSYIHSSFAGDRHVLLGDAAAFLDPVFSSGVYLSLEAASSSADMISSALRKGKCLRRGEIRRYERNYLKRLKTMESLIRVFYDERQFPVFMNPRPLFQLPEAVNSIVAGHTLLPFALRWRYALFLGICKLNRYVDVVPPVSL
- a CDS encoding phosphopantetheine-binding protein, with translation MSESIHERLKQIIVETLNLDDVVPEEIANDKPLFETGLGLDSIDVLELVVRIEKEYQVKIENSEAAKQALQSVNSLATYIEAARQ
- a CDS encoding lysophospholipid acyltransferase family protein, with the protein product MSESDPTVPIPATESQTSVRRSGMVRLLQLVVFYTELAMFGLGTFLYNLFCLLSSLLPGCERRRSLHQRIGTRLLRFFLWMIDVSNLCKIQRPPPEVLRNVGPSVIIANHTGLMDAIVLNTLFPKAVCIFKSGLARNPIFSHVLRMGGHLRNDEGIDVIRKGAERANTQGHVIVFPEGTRNPCCTQFTFKKGFALIAQRAQLPVTLFAIHNPTHAFSKEMGIRAPELPFTLRFEVLETLGIESGESIDAFVNRVESIYQQCFQP
- a CDS encoding glycosyltransferase family 2 protein yields the protein MNCSRCQVVVLIPSYNTGRILASVVREALGRHDHVWVLVDGSTDGSADPLRTWSSEFPGFRLIEFSENRGKGATLLEGARLAVEAGFTHGINMDSDGQHPAAYLPNLVAWAERESDALIMGRPVFDESVPLVRLMGRQLTLAMTDYESAGYGLGDTLYGFRVYPLEPLLQAFEQTKCARGYDFDPEIAVRLFWLGIRPVQVSIPVRYLSAEAGGVSHFHYLRDNVKLTLLHFRLVPEFLFQKQHTLSPLIRRWKHACDNPRELAI
- a CDS encoding beta-ketoacyl synthase chain length factor — translated: MSTLRYVHSLHTFGPHESLTDSTVKQLKQNFSPLVSRRLTRMALMIGECLKHASIPTNASVIYATTYSESNCLEKYLASFPTPSPLMFQNSIHPSGMEQVLIARKQAIEEFLCFAGADHILHSALIAACMSEQPEQWLIVAEEKATWLTEEDCASAVDFALALQLNANPDQALAKLEWNPADATAAEQDATTLRPLQFLQQLQARQDLHLSTQSLGSMSLQWL
- a CDS encoding VTT domain-containing protein, producing MELDARLTTPRRWHLWLQILVIPGLVLLGLLLIALGYDWRVWIQQPNPQGYLLFFVFVCLLPLIAFPISAFYVFAGLAFPPLQGLLLTAAGLLVNMSLGYWIGRRFLHQPLSSYLQRTRFNPALIREGNLLRMTVLIRSVPGVPFFMQNYVLGLAKTPFWAYLFISWSIQSIYCAGTIFLTHSGMRLDSPVHAVLFVAIAILLFGLIGFLKSRLARKLPSEIDSNPTNPF
- a CDS encoding beta-ketoacyl-[acyl-carrier-protein] synthase family protein, producing MAHGFTSSPVVVTGLGFITSIGNDSNEVSESLSSLKHGLTPVTFLDNPALPVKLVGSIKGFEVDSPYYQKWSAPERYQAPKELLRGLPPHGLYAYAAIEQALEDAGISTSDLRDDRTAFYCASAGSAFLLHHHLAEMHRLKGQRGSPFGVVSTIAGTLNFNLGAHYGFKGGNCGFVSACASSAHALGHAIDQIRLGRVDRVVVVGAEDVNAESILPFAAMRALSTQAIPERASCPFDRQRNGFVASGGAVALILENASTVGSSANPYGEIIDWAQSCDGFNPAISDPQGQGIASSMRRVLQSADMDAGEVDYLNAHATSTVQGDRSEARAICEVFGKHGFHPRVSSTKGLTGHPLSMAGAMETAFCMLALRQGFTPGNAHLQSVDPDEVGELHLISTTESIRPQLILKNSCGFGGSNVSLLLRPWN
- a CDS encoding phosphopantetheine-binding protein; translation: MHLSEDSTDSQLLKDKLSAYPDALAQRVLEFRSAPDATLASEIVVDILRYHEPDRFTALYAEKGDALALIEDLGMDSLTMTEIAFEAEDFLDITITNEDMIAMQTVADLKSYIVRAIS
- a CDS encoding NAD(P)/FAD-dependent oxidoreductase, producing the protein MQTPTISLDVAIIGGSISGSATALMLLREQPQLKVCIIERDAVLKRRVGESTVEMSSYFLNERLGLGRYLNEQHLIKQGLRFWFYQQSDADWTSCSEIGPEYHVRLPGFQVDRSTLDEHVLKLAVGTGAQLLREHKVVAVELEPGGMQQLSLEGPDGPTTLKCRWVVDAGGSQCMLARKLGTYHRNDRHPIASIWSRWKGVESLDAPRLRQQCNGFASRCKGTRYTATNHFVGDGWWAWCIPLKGGDVSIGIVYDERRVDLSGASGLKNKLRGVLEQHPVARELIANADLSEEDLHHRRKLPYFSDTLFGDGFCMVGDAAGFIDPFYSPGLDWVAYTTCSAVDLITNERAGNSVEDRIAMQNERFRTSYQRWFEAIYENKYFYMGDFELMDLAFRLDLGTYYLGIVSQPYKIGHHAFTIPSFAGRYATPAFRIIRAYNRRLTAIARGRMRRGTWGRRNHGHFHRFQSYELNKRLPRRVLAALLTWLKLELTEGWRTWFTRENDPAAQSQYLRQPLQSISSGAGIPR